A stretch of the Rhizomicrobium sp. genome encodes the following:
- a CDS encoding alpha-2-macroglobulin — MRNNRFFVMVGGGILAVIAVVTGTLYFLGGGNSPLGNGFFARIENGLNSVTGSMTPAQMAEAPYFAFRRIEVDTTKSQPEACLVFTRDLDTSGKTHYEDYFSVDPQTKVASHVVGDRLCLAGLAFNATYQVTLKSGLPAATGEKLTEDETVPVELRDKPSLVRFSGGIILPRENMEGVPVTTVNITKLRLKVIRVGDRLLSQIESGTIDETTLYSWSDSELENSQGAVVWQGTMDVNSVKNDSVVTLVPIHDILKGKPPGAYVLIAMDGAQDATKDYYEEGTIAAQWVVDSDIALTTFQGTSGLTVFARSYATARAMPGVKLTLVAKDNNVVGTVTTDGNGRADFAGGLLRATGGDAPVVVMAYGNNGDFSFLDLRRSAFDLTDRGVGGRETPGPVDAFLYTERGVYRPGETVQSTTMLRDRVGAGVSAVLTLVATRPDGLEVARTTIDSKSLLAGTATWPVKLGARAPHGRWQIAAYIDPKAAAVGRVQFDVADFVPQRLKVTLTPETKVVHSGEDIKIRAESRFLYGAPASGLSGEGTAKIQADSNPYPAFSDYQFGRVDDTFAAVDVQMTVPETDATGVTEATGPVGDLADTTLPLKAAVTISIHEPGGRTTDKDVTIPVRTHDVLIGIRPDFQYGSVAENARAGFEVIALKADGSRTALGNLTYSWVREDTTYQWYQKDGAWKYQAVTRDRLVTSGKLDIGAGAPAKLAQNFPYGSYRLTITDPASGTASSYRFYSGWAASSEGDRPDRIPVAADKPTYRAGEVAHVRIKPTANGKALVVVAGDKVFSSQLIDAPASGASVDVKVDADWGPGAYVLVTDYRPLNEATGHEPVRAIGVAWLQVDNSARTLTVNLGGPQKVLPRQKVTIPVTIKGLGDGEQAYLTLAAVDEGILQLTDFESPNPNDYYFGKRQLGVGMHDDYGRLIKPEKGDVGAMREGGDSFGGRPLAVVPTRTVALFSGLVKVGPGGMANVVLDVPDFNGELRLMAVAVTDGKLGHADRPLTVRDPVVADVVLPRFLAPGDQAAIALNMNNVEGKPGTYVATLTASGPVGLPNNANHTTVTQNLRVGQRVLLPLQIEGRGVGIATLALDVKGPGGFAVSHSWQIESRAPQLDIARDETVPFAPKATYAANGQLVADLIRGTATVGLTVSSAHGYSDVPGLLKWLDKYPYGCIEQTTSRAMPLLVFNDLSDLAGLPRDQALRPRVQDAIDAVLDMQNYAGNFGMWAPGSDADPWISVFALDFLYQAKQKGYVVPNDALKRGSAWLRTAAATDSNTDNTRAYAFYLLARTGQVNLSDLRYFADTRGPEMNTAIGEALTASAAAEAGDRARAAYGFGRARAIALKGEVFSYPVGDYGSLLRDVAGTTALAAENGQAELIPALLKKSSELDTTLNATTTQEKAWMLRAAYELTRQKVPLNVLVNGQPGVPRDGAIRLSPSTAQLNAGITFLNRGDAPVWRTTSVQGTPSAPLAAEQSGLTLTKTFWTMGGTPADLGSLHQNDRIIVELSGQMQHNTYRQMGVIDMLPAGLEIEMPLGAEDGKPYAFLNTLSDTTMTDVRDDRFVASFTIGSSYVSDEDKKKPEPQPVFRIAYVVRAVTAGSFVMPAGVVEDMYAPTIRGRTTLGKVTIAP, encoded by the coding sequence GTGCGCAACAATCGGTTCTTTGTGATGGTCGGCGGCGGCATTCTGGCCGTCATCGCGGTCGTGACCGGAACGCTCTATTTCCTCGGCGGCGGCAACTCGCCCTTGGGCAACGGCTTCTTCGCCCGGATCGAGAACGGGCTCAATTCCGTCACCGGCAGCATGACGCCCGCGCAGATGGCCGAGGCGCCTTATTTCGCCTTCCGCCGGATCGAGGTCGACACCACCAAATCCCAGCCCGAAGCCTGCCTGGTCTTCACCCGCGACCTCGATACCTCCGGCAAGACGCATTACGAGGACTACTTCTCGGTCGATCCCCAGACCAAGGTTGCCTCGCATGTCGTGGGCGACCGGCTCTGTCTTGCCGGCCTCGCCTTCAACGCGACCTACCAGGTCACCCTCAAATCGGGGCTGCCCGCCGCGACCGGCGAGAAGCTGACCGAGGACGAGACCGTCCCGGTCGAACTGCGCGACAAGCCTTCGCTGGTGCGCTTCTCCGGCGGCATCATCCTGCCGCGCGAGAACATGGAAGGCGTGCCGGTCACCACGGTGAACATCACCAAGCTTCGGCTCAAGGTGATCCGCGTCGGCGACCGCCTGCTGTCGCAGATCGAAAGCGGCACGATCGACGAGACCACGCTCTATTCCTGGAGCGACAGCGAGCTCGAGAACAGCCAGGGCGCCGTCGTCTGGCAGGGCACGATGGACGTCAACAGCGTCAAGAACGACAGCGTGGTCACGCTGGTGCCGATCCACGACATCCTCAAGGGCAAGCCGCCCGGCGCCTATGTCCTGATCGCGATGGACGGGGCGCAGGATGCGACCAAGGACTATTACGAGGAAGGCACCATCGCCGCCCAATGGGTGGTCGACAGCGACATCGCGCTCACCACCTTCCAGGGCACCAGCGGGCTGACCGTGTTTGCCCGCTCCTATGCCACCGCGCGGGCGATGCCGGGCGTGAAGCTCACCCTGGTCGCCAAGGATAATAATGTCGTCGGCACCGTGACGACGGACGGCAATGGCCGCGCCGATTTCGCGGGTGGATTGCTGCGCGCCACCGGCGGCGACGCGCCCGTCGTCGTGATGGCCTATGGCAACAACGGCGATTTCAGCTTCCTCGACCTGCGGCGCTCGGCCTTCGACCTGACCGATCGCGGTGTCGGCGGGCGCGAGACGCCCGGACCGGTCGACGCCTTCCTCTATACCGAGCGCGGCGTCTACCGCCCCGGCGAGACGGTGCAGTCCACCACCATGCTGCGCGACCGCGTCGGTGCCGGCGTGAGCGCGGTGCTGACCCTGGTCGCCACGCGTCCCGACGGACTCGAAGTCGCGCGCACGACGATCGACAGCAAGTCGCTGCTGGCCGGCACGGCGACCTGGCCGGTGAAGCTCGGCGCGCGGGCGCCGCATGGCCGCTGGCAGATCGCCGCCTATATCGATCCCAAGGCCGCGGCGGTGGGGCGCGTGCAATTCGACGTTGCCGACTTCGTGCCGCAGCGCCTCAAGGTGACGCTGACGCCCGAGACCAAGGTCGTGCACAGCGGCGAAGACATCAAGATCCGCGCCGAGAGCCGCTTTCTCTATGGCGCGCCGGCTTCCGGCCTTTCGGGCGAGGGTACGGCGAAGATCCAGGCCGACAGTAATCCCTATCCCGCCTTCAGCGACTACCAGTTCGGACGAGTCGACGACACTTTTGCCGCTGTCGACGTGCAGATGACGGTGCCGGAGACCGACGCGACCGGCGTGACGGAAGCGACCGGTCCGGTCGGCGATCTCGCCGACACCACGCTGCCGCTGAAGGCGGCCGTAACGATCTCGATCCACGAACCCGGCGGCCGCACCACGGACAAGGACGTCACCATCCCGGTGCGCACCCACGACGTGCTGATCGGCATCCGGCCCGATTTCCAATACGGCTCGGTGGCGGAGAACGCGCGCGCCGGTTTCGAGGTTATCGCCCTGAAGGCCGACGGCTCGCGCACGGCGCTCGGCAACCTCACCTATTCCTGGGTGCGCGAGGACACCACCTATCAGTGGTACCAGAAGGATGGCGCTTGGAAGTACCAGGCAGTCACCCGCGACCGCCTGGTCACCAGCGGCAAGCTGGACATCGGCGCCGGCGCGCCGGCGAAGCTGGCGCAGAACTTCCCCTATGGCTCTTACCGGTTGACCATCACCGATCCGGCCTCGGGCACCGCCTCGTCTTATCGCTTCTACTCCGGCTGGGCCGCGAGCTCGGAAGGTGATCGCCCGGACCGCATTCCGGTGGCGGCCGACAAGCCCACCTATCGCGCCGGCGAGGTTGCGCATGTCCGCATCAAGCCGACCGCGAACGGCAAGGCGCTGGTCGTCGTCGCCGGCGACAAGGTGTTCTCGTCGCAGCTGATCGATGCGCCGGCGAGTGGCGCCAGCGTCGATGTCAAGGTCGATGCCGATTGGGGCCCCGGCGCCTATGTGCTGGTCACCGACTACCGGCCGCTGAACGAGGCGACCGGCCACGAACCGGTGCGTGCCATCGGCGTCGCCTGGCTGCAGGTCGACAATTCGGCTCGCACCTTGACGGTGAATCTCGGCGGACCGCAGAAGGTGCTGCCGCGCCAGAAGGTCACGATCCCCGTCACGATCAAGGGGCTCGGCGATGGCGAGCAGGCCTATCTCACGCTCGCCGCGGTGGATGAGGGCATCCTGCAGCTCACCGATTTCGAATCCCCCAATCCCAACGACTACTATTTCGGCAAACGCCAGCTCGGCGTCGGCATGCATGACGACTATGGCCGCCTGATCAAGCCCGAGAAGGGCGATGTCGGCGCGATGCGCGAAGGCGGCGACAGCTTCGGCGGCCGGCCGCTTGCCGTGGTCCCGACGCGGACGGTGGCGCTGTTCTCCGGCCTCGTGAAGGTCGGCCCCGGCGGCATGGCCAACGTCGTGCTCGACGTGCCGGACTTCAATGGCGAACTCCGGCTGATGGCCGTGGCGGTGACCGACGGCAAGCTCGGCCACGCCGACCGACCGCTGACGGTGCGCGATCCTGTGGTCGCGGACGTCGTGCTGCCGCGCTTCCTGGCGCCCGGCGACCAGGCCGCCATTGCGCTCAACATGAACAATGTCGAAGGCAAGCCCGGCACGTATGTCGCGACGCTCACCGCGTCGGGACCGGTGGGCCTGCCGAACAACGCCAACCACACGACGGTGACGCAGAACCTGCGCGTCGGGCAGCGCGTGCTGCTGCCGCTGCAGATCGAGGGCCGCGGCGTCGGCATCGCCACCCTCGCGCTCGATGTGAAAGGCCCGGGCGGTTTCGCGGTCAGCCATTCCTGGCAGATCGAAAGCCGCGCGCCGCAGCTCGACATCGCGCGCGACGAGACGGTGCCGTTCGCGCCCAAGGCGACCTATGCGGCGAACGGCCAGCTGGTGGCGGACCTGATCCGCGGCACCGCGACGGTCGGCCTCACCGTATCGTCGGCGCATGGCTATAGCGACGTGCCGGGCCTGCTGAAATGGCTCGACAAATATCCCTATGGCTGCATCGAGCAGACCACCAGCCGCGCCATGCCGCTGCTGGTGTTCAACGACCTGTCCGATCTCGCCGGCCTGCCGCGCGACCAGGCGCTGCGTCCCCGGGTGCAGGACGCGATCGATGCGGTGCTCGACATGCAGAACTACGCGGGCAATTTCGGCATGTGGGCGCCGGGCTCGGACGCCGATCCATGGATCAGCGTCTTCGCGCTCGATTTCCTCTACCAGGCCAAGCAGAAGGGCTATGTCGTGCCGAACGACGCGCTGAAGCGCGGCTCGGCCTGGCTGCGCACCGCGGCGGCGACGGACTCCAACACCGACAATACACGCGCCTACGCGTTCTACCTGCTGGCCCGCACCGGCCAGGTGAACCTCTCCGACCTGCGCTACTTCGCCGACACGCGCGGGCCGGAGATGAACACCGCCATCGGCGAGGCGCTCACGGCCTCGGCGGCGGCAGAGGCCGGCGACCGGGCCCGCGCCGCCTATGGCTTCGGCCGGGCGCGCGCGATCGCGCTCAAGGGCGAGGTGTTCAGCTATCCGGTCGGCGATTACGGTTCGCTGCTGCGCGACGTCGCCGGCACGACCGCGCTGGCGGCGGAGAACGGACAGGCCGAGTTGATTCCCGCGCTGCTGAAGAAAAGCAGCGAGCTGGACACGACGCTCAACGCCACCACGACCCAGGAAAAGGCGTGGATGCTGCGTGCCGCCTACGAGTTGACCCGGCAGAAGGTGCCGCTGAACGTGCTGGTCAACGGCCAGCCCGGCGTACCGCGCGACGGCGCGATCCGCCTCTCGCCGTCGACCGCGCAGCTCAATGCCGGCATCACGTTCCTCAATCGCGGCGACGCGCCGGTGTGGCGCACGACCTCGGTGCAGGGCACGCCGTCGGCGCCGCTGGCGGCGGAACAAAGCGGCCTGACGCTGACCAAGACCTTCTGGACCATGGGCGGCACGCCGGCCGATCTCGGCAGCCTGCACCAGAACGACCGCATCATCGTCGAGCTCAGCGGCCAGATGCAGCACAACACCTATCGCCAGATGGGCGTGATCGATATGCTGCCGGCCGGGCTCGAGATCGAGATGCCGCTCGGCGCGGAGGACGGCAAGCCTTACGCCTTCCTGAACACGCTGTCCGACACGACGATGACCGATGTGCGCGACGACCGCTTCGTGGCGTCCTTCACCATCGGCTCATCTTATGTCAGCGACGAAGACAAGAAGAAGCCCGAGCCGCAGCCGGTGTTCCGCATCGCCTATGTCGTTCGCGCGGTGACCGCGGGCAGCTTCGTGATGCCGGCCGGCGTGGTCGAGGACATGTACGCGCCGACGATCCGCGGCCGCACGACGCTGGGCAAAGTGACGATCGCGCCATGA